The following proteins come from a genomic window of Eubalaena glacialis isolate mEubGla1 chromosome X, mEubGla1.1.hap2.+ XY, whole genome shotgun sequence:
- the LOC133082453 gene encoding putative P2Y purinoceptor 10 yields the protein MGSNSTSNAETQCNVTNLTFQYSLYATTYILIFIPGLLANSAALWVLCRFISKKNKAIIFMINLSVADLAHVLSLPLRIYYYISHHWPFQRALCLLCFYLKYLNMYASICFLTCISLQRCFFLLKPFRARDWKRRYDVGISAAVWVIVGTACLPFPIMRSTDLANNTESCFADLGYRKMNAMALVGMITAAELAGFVIPVVIIAWCTWKTTISLRQPPVAFQGISERQKALRMVYMCAAVFFICFTPYHINFIFYTMVKETIISSCPIVQSSLYFHPFCLCLASLCCLLDPILYYFMASEFRDQLSRHGSSVTRSRLMSRESGSSMIG from the coding sequence ATGGGCAGCAACAGTACCAGCAATGCTGAGACTCAGTGCAATGTCACTAATTTGACATTTCAATACTCCCTCTACGCCACCACCTACATCCTCATATTCATCCCTGGTCTACTGGCCAACAGTGCAGCCTTGTGGGTTCTGTGCCGCTtcatcagcaagaaaaataaagccatcatTTTCATGATCAACCTCTCTGTGGCTGACCTTGCTCACGTGCTGTCCTTACCCCTCCGGATTTACTATTACATCAGCCACCACTGGCCTTTCCAGAGGGCCCTTTGCCTACTGTGCTTCTACCTGAAGTATCTCAACATGTATGCCAGCATTTGTTTTCTGACATGCATCAGCCTTCAGAGGTGCTTCTTTCTTCTCAAGCCTTTCAGGGCCAGAGACTGGAAGCGTAGGTATGATGTGGGCATCAGTGCTGCTGTCTGGGTCATCGTGGGGACTGCCTGTTTGCCATTTCCCATCATGAGAAGCACAGACTTAGCCAACAACACTGAGTCCTGCTTTGCTGATCTTGGTTACAGGAAAATGAATGCAATGGCTTTGGTTGGGATGATTACAGCTGCTGAGCTGGCAGGATTTGTGATCCCAGTAGTCATCATTGCATGGTGTACCTGGAAAACCACTATATCCTTGCGACAACCACCAGTGGCTTTCCAGGGAATCAGTGAGAGGCAGAAAGCACTGCGGATGGTTTACATGTGTGCTGCAGTCTTCTTCATCTGCTTCACTCCCTAtcatattaactttattttttacaccATGGTAAAGGAAACCATCATTAGCAGTTGTCCCATTGTCCAAAGCTCACTGTATTTCCACCCTTTTTGTCTATGCCTTGCAAGTCTCTGCTGCCTTTTGGATCCAATTCTCTACTACTTCATGGCCTCAGAGTTTCGTGACCAACTATCCCGCCATGGCAGTTCCGTGACTCGTTCCCGCCTAATGAGCAGGGAGAGTGGTTCATCAATgattggttaa